A region from the Malus domestica chromosome 07, GDT2T_hap1 genome encodes:
- the LOC103409277 gene encoding uncharacterized protein, with protein sequence MSAEIKFMWKAPWRAKVPGKVKICVRRVCLAALPTRVNLKIRKVLMDDGCVFCGNEPESVEHVLLHCPHAKTIWSYSRFGSQALQQGEIGVQDWLDRLASNLSRESFDLVLVLLWNIWNARNELFWNGVVMPPQEIPIKARTWLLEFKKWNTVQPKTKSDGVQKWRKPEEGWFKCSFDGVWDEHGMPLGSLLLQRQ encoded by the coding sequence ATGTCGGCAGAGATTAAATTTATGTGGAAGGCACCGTGGCGTGCAAAAGTACCGGGGAAGGTTAAAATCTGCGTCCGGAGGGTTTGTTTAGCTGCTTTGCCGACGAGAGTCAACTTAAAGATAAGAAAAGTCCTTATGGATGATGGTTGTGTCTTCTGTGGAAATGAACCTGAATCGGTTGAACATGTTCTGTTGCATTGTCCTCATGCTAAAACTATATGGAGCTACAGTCGATTCGGTTCGCAAGCTCTGCaacaaggagagattggagtaCAAGATTGGTTGGATCGTTTGGCTTCCAATTTATCACGGGAGAGCTTTGACTTAGTGCTTGTTCTGTTATGGAACATCTGGAACGCTCGTAATGAGCTGTTTTGGAATGGTGTGGTAATGCCACCTCAGGAAATTCCAATTAAAGCACGTACTTGGTTGCTGGAGTTTAAGAAATGGAATACGGTGCAACCTAAGACTAAGTCTGACGGTGTGCAGAAATGGAGGAAGCCGGAGGAAGGGTGGTTCAAATGCAGTTTTGACGGTGTGTGGGATGAACATGGGATGCCGTTGGGGAGTTTGTTGCTGCAGCGGCAGTAA